In the genome of Pempheris klunzingeri isolate RE-2024b chromosome 3, fPemKlu1.hap1, whole genome shotgun sequence, one region contains:
- the spink4 gene encoding serine peptidase inhibitor, Kazal type 4, with protein sequence MTGRVVFLGLLLICVAAGAEEKSGLMRKPSCLNMEEIAACPLNLAPVCGSDGNTYANECALCVRSRTIKMDILIAKEESC encoded by the exons ATGACTGGAAGAGTTGTTTTTCTGGGACTCCTGCTCATCTGCGTGGCTGCAG GTGCTGAGGAGAAATCTGGACTCATGAGAAAG CCTTCCTGCCTCAACATGGAGGAGATTGCGGCATGTCCTCTGAACCTTGCTCCCGTGTGTGGCAGCGATGGAAACACCTACGCCAACGAGTGTGCGCTGTGTGTCCGCAGCCG AACAATCAAGATGGACATTTTGATTGCCAAAGAGGAGAGCTGCTGA
- the stra6l gene encoding STRA6-like, translating into MMIRNRVEHVVSTVEGCQNGISMDLYLHLSLIPAVLIAGVLSFLQKRAQRLGIDHRLPFLQGRFAIVVPLDTIGSLSNRWSYGFAFGAVSSTVLLLFSERYIPFTVPSWARAIVYLIGALEVGLVYFPFFACLSTPFRVAGAVLGILYSLCWIMVMVWDTFTCPNGDILGKYQKVIVQWPCILSLVFLLGRFVYILVKAIRIHLQLEQEDPEELIDQHQVQHVKRLLRGTTVHSKSLSWFQSRVYEWDPYFKFPNRIIGTVIISLIGLYTMTLADYSLSNVAFDQVEKWKNTLKYLVTSCNQTDVLGAMIPQLEEFIDVARKSWLATTIFASLNSVAYTFHVLACYRKHLKRLWKGQKDFLPEKFHKPSSAVSVASIARYSGWQIAFTLWGYLIVHFVHFLFALLFAYMLILPIQHGKTLSMLTNLGVILLTISLVISLVILQVVLVQVFFLQDKMSPTDKHKPLALNNRKAFHCFNYFFFFYNVVMGISTCILRLLFSIVVGTWLVSRIDRTIMQRGYEAMDAGYSTWIGMIFADHHHNNPVMVCFCQLLVSNKREKHIASAYSTFNTPSESPVNSRAGRRWMLYYTLLRNPHLILVRKQNLSLSSSSQTSSPQTETAIQTWVMASQTQSHQAASLPEITVTPAEDC; encoded by the exons ATGATGATAAGAAACCGAGTGGAACATGT GGTCTCCACAGTTGAGGGCTGTCAAAATGGAATTTCTATGGACCTCTATCTGCACCTTTCACTCATACCAGCA GTGCTGATTGCAGGGGTGCTCTCATTCCTTCAGAAAAGAGCCCAGAGACTGGGCATCGACCATAGGCTGCCCTTCCTACAGGGGCGTTTTGCCATTGTGGT GCCTTTGGATACTATAGGCAGCCTCAGTAATCGCTGGTCCTATGGGTTTGCGTTTGGTGCTGTGTCCTCAAcagtcctgctgctcttctctgagCGTTACATCCCCTTCACTGTCCCGTCCTGGGCCAGAG CTATAGTGTACCTGATTGGAGCTTTAGAAGTGGGCCTGGTCTATTTCCCTTTCTTTGCCTGTCTGTCCACACCTTTCAGAGTAGCTGGGGCCGTGTTGGGAATACTCTACTCTCTGTGCTG GATCATGGTAATGGTCTGGGATACGTTCACCTGTCCCAATGGTGAC atcttGGGTAAATACCAGAAGGTGATTGTCCAGTGGCCCTGCATCCTCTCCCTCGTCTTCCTCTTGGGGCGATTTGTCTACATTCTGGTCAAAGCCATCCGAATACATCTGCAACTGGAACAGGAG GACCCTGAGGAGCTGATTGATCAACACCAGGTGCAGCATGTTAAGAGACTGCTGAGGGGAACAACTGTACACAG TAAGTCCCTCAGCTGGTTCCAGAGCAGAGTGTATGAATGGGACCCCTACTTCAAGTTCCCTAACAGGATCATCGGCACAGTCATTATATCCCTTATAGGCCTGTATACG ATGACTCTGGCAGACTACAGTCTCAGTAACGTGGCTTTCGACCAAGTAGAGAAGTGGAAGAATACACTAAAATATCTGGTCACTTCTTGTAACCAGACGGACGTTCTGGGAGCCATGATACCACAGCTGGAAGAATTCATTGACGTGGCCAGGA aGTCTTGGCTGGCTACCACCATATTTGCTAGTCTAAACTCTGTAGCCTACACCTTCCATGTCTTGGCATGTTACAG AAAACACTTGAAGAGACTGTGGAAAGGACAGAAGGATTTTCTGCCTGAGAAGTTTCACAAACCTAGCTCTGCTGTCAGCGTC GCTTCCATTGCAAGATACTCTGGTTGGCAAATAGCGTTTACACTTTGGG GCTACCTGATTGTCCACTTTGTCCACTTCCTGTTCGCTCTGCTGTTTGCTTATATGCTGATTCTTCCTATACAGCATGGAAaaacactgagcatgctcaccAACCTGGGAGTAATACT TCTGACCATCAGTCTGGTGATCTCCTTGGTGATTCTCCAGGTCGTTCTGGTTCAGGTCTTCTTCCTTCAGGACAAAATGTCTCCTACTGATAAACACAAACCTCTGGCTCTCAACAACAG gaaGGCGTTCCACTGCTTCAActacttcttctttttctacAACGTGGTGATGGGAATCAGCACCTGCATACTGAGGCTGCTGTTCAGCATTGTGGTGGGAACGTGGCTGGTGTCCCGCATAGACCGGACCATTATGCAGAGAGGATACGAAGCCATGGATGCTG GCTACAGTACTTGGATTGGGATGATCTTTGCTGATCACCATCACAACAATCCAGTCATGGTGTGTTTCTGCCAGCTGCTGGTCTCCAACAAGCGGGAGAAACACATTGCGTCTGCATACTCCACATTCAACACGCCATCTG AATCCCCTGTGAATAGCCGGGCCGGGAGGAGGTGGATGTTGTATTACACCTTACTGAGGAACCCTCATCTGATCCTGGTCCGAAAGCAGAACCTCTCCTTGTCTTCATCGTCACAGACATCAtctcctcagacagaaacagcgATACAGACTTGGGTCATGGCATCTCAGACACAGAGCCACCAAGCAGCATCCCTACCAGAGATCACAGTCACACCAGCAGAAGACTGTTAG